Proteins encoded by one window of Bradyrhizobium sp. B097:
- a CDS encoding SPASM domain-containing protein encodes MTAYPMVFQDLRAVNPSGRVLEITTTAGCIVRCSYCPQDKFANRQRPVSQAKHLGLGDFKRCLARVPTNIDISFAGYSEPWLHPECTRMVEHAYARGHGIRIFTTVVGMNGSDVRRLQMLRFQAFVVHVLDDGTYMNSRLVGKTYLNVMRRLVDANIPSIRFVVFGKIHPDLADIIPARALARLRPLSSRRGRIDPSIIKPREPIIGTLTCTGERQFRNVLLPNGDITLCYMDFERRHILGNLLRVEYEDLFEGPIFHEIANRMHGTDGFLLCRTCEFAKPQASEGTTDADQAS; translated from the coding sequence ATGACGGCCTACCCCATGGTGTTCCAAGACTTACGCGCGGTCAATCCCAGTGGCAGGGTATTGGAGATAACCACGACCGCAGGATGCATCGTCCGATGTTCTTATTGCCCCCAGGACAAGTTCGCCAATCGTCAAAGACCGGTATCCCAAGCGAAGCACCTAGGTCTTGGTGATTTCAAGCGATGTCTGGCACGCGTACCAACAAATATCGACATCAGTTTTGCAGGTTACTCCGAGCCTTGGCTTCACCCTGAGTGCACCAGGATGGTTGAGCACGCTTACGCTCGCGGCCATGGCATTCGAATTTTCACGACCGTTGTCGGAATGAATGGAAGTGACGTTCGGCGACTGCAAATGCTGCGGTTCCAGGCTTTCGTCGTACACGTCCTGGATGACGGTACCTACATGAATAGCCGTCTTGTCGGGAAGACGTATCTCAACGTCATGCGCCGACTGGTCGACGCGAACATTCCTTCAATTCGATTCGTCGTCTTTGGCAAAATCCATCCCGATCTCGCCGACATAATTCCTGCTCGAGCGCTAGCGCGCTTGCGCCCGCTTAGCAGCAGGCGAGGACGTATTGATCCAAGTATCATCAAACCACGAGAGCCGATCATCGGAACTCTGACATGTACTGGCGAACGACAATTTCGGAATGTCCTTCTCCCAAACGGCGACATTACTCTGTGCTACATGGATTTTGAGCGACGCCATATCTTGGGCAATCTTCTGCGCGTCGAATACGAAGATCTCTTCGAAGGACCAATATTTCACGAAATCGCCAATCGCATGCACGGAACGGATGGCTTTCTGCTTTGCAGGACGTGCGAATTTGCCAAACCGCAGGCGTCAGAAGGCACGACGGACGCCGACCAAGCCTCTTGA
- a CDS encoding flagellar biosynthetic protein FliQ, translated as MNEASILTHLSQSLILFMIWVLPPLVAALVSGLIIGLIQAATQLQDQTLPLTVKLLVVVAVLAGFSPVLSAPLIEQAERIFSEFPALTARY; from the coding sequence ATGAACGAAGCCAGCATCCTCACACACCTGAGCCAATCGCTCATCCTTTTCATGATCTGGGTTCTGCCACCGCTCGTCGCAGCTCTGGTCTCCGGATTGATCATCGGCCTCATCCAGGCGGCAACCCAGCTGCAGGATCAAACCTTGCCCCTGACGGTGAAGCTTCTGGTCGTCGTCGCCGTGCTCGCTGGGTTTTCTCCGGTGCTTAGTGCCCCGCTCATCGAACAGGCCGAGCGCATCTTCAGCGAGTTTCCCGCACTCACGGCGAGATACTAG
- the sctR gene encoding type III secretion system export apparatus subunit SctR, whose protein sequence is MTEIQPSILALLAVTVGLGLLAFAVVTTTAFIKVSVVLFLVRNALGTQSIPPNIVLYGAALILTVFISAPVFEQTYNRLTDPQLRYQTFDDWLTAAKEGQEPLRAHLKKFTNEEQRRFFLSSTEHVWSEEMRGSATVDDFVILVPSFLISELKRGFEIGFLLYLPFITIDLIVTTILMAMGMSMVSPTVISVPFKLFLFVTIDGWSRLMHGLVLSYTTPGG, encoded by the coding sequence ATGACTGAGATTCAACCCAGCATCCTCGCGCTCCTGGCGGTGACGGTCGGCCTCGGCCTGCTGGCATTCGCCGTCGTCACAACCACCGCCTTCATAAAAGTCTCCGTTGTTCTGTTTCTGGTGCGCAACGCACTCGGGACCCAATCGATACCGCCGAACATCGTCCTGTATGGCGCGGCATTGATCCTGACCGTCTTCATCAGCGCTCCGGTCTTTGAGCAGACCTACAATCGCCTGACCGATCCTCAACTTCGCTACCAAACCTTCGATGATTGGCTGACCGCCGCCAAGGAGGGGCAGGAGCCGCTGCGCGCCCATCTGAAGAAGTTCACCAATGAAGAGCAGCGCCGGTTTTTCCTGTCCTCGACCGAACATGTCTGGTCGGAGGAGATGCGCGGCAGCGCCACGGTGGATGATTTTGTGATTCTTGTGCCGTCTTTCCTGATCTCGGAACTCAAGCGTGGCTTCGAAATCGGCTTTCTTCTCTATCTTCCCTTTATCACCATCGACCTGATCGTAACGACGATTTTGATGGCCATGGGCATGTCGATGGTGTCCCCGACGGTGATATCCGTCCCCTTCAAGCTCTTTCTGTTCGTCACCATCGACGGCTGGTCACGTCTCATGCACGGGTTGGTATTGAGCTACACGACGCCGGGAGGTTGA
- a CDS encoding glycosyl hydrolase, protein MDSSRIDGAGSPEASPTGYVRTQEDHNLFRQALNGAGSPSFGAPVSARAPIWSSRAPYGNFSRDGYSWNNDVWGPGAGPQTISVGAVTQWGVWSNQPNTAGIKSYPHEAFNIGKRLSSINTLTSSFNQDVPSSGAWDVAYDIWDSSNQHEIMLWTNYTGNSDGSGNVKPISYHYAPSGAAIPVYSNVNVGGATWNVFEGFNGHKVISLLRTSKTNSGTVDIKSILQWIKSKGYFGDINVGAVQYGVEITASPGGMNFNFNNWSVTSK, encoded by the coding sequence ATGGATTCCAGTCGGATAGACGGAGCCGGCTCGCCAGAGGCGTCCCCAACGGGATACGTCCGGACACAGGAGGATCACAATCTGTTCAGGCAGGCCTTGAATGGAGCCGGGTCACCATCATTTGGCGCGCCTGTATCGGCAAGGGCGCCGATTTGGAGTTCGCGCGCTCCATACGGGAACTTTTCACGCGATGGCTACTCTTGGAACAACGACGTATGGGGACCGGGCGCTGGGCCTCAAACGATTTCGGTGGGGGCAGTCACCCAGTGGGGCGTTTGGTCGAACCAGCCTAATACTGCTGGCATCAAGAGCTATCCGCACGAGGCTTTCAATATCGGAAAACGGCTCAGTTCAATCAACACTCTGACCTCGAGCTTCAATCAGGATGTTCCTTCTAGCGGAGCCTGGGACGTCGCCTACGATATCTGGGACAGCTCAAACCAGCATGAGATAATGCTCTGGACAAACTACACCGGAAACTCGGACGGAAGCGGCAACGTTAAGCCCATTTCATATCATTATGCCCCTTCTGGTGCGGCGATCCCGGTCTACAGCAATGTCAATGTAGGCGGGGCGACTTGGAACGTGTTTGAAGGCTTCAATGGTCACAAAGTCATCTCATTGCTGCGCACTTCGAAAACCAACAGCGGGACAGTGGACATCAAGAGCATCCTGCAGTGGATCAAGTCGAAGGGATACTTTGGCGACATCAACGTCGGTGCAGTTCAATATGGCGTGGAGATTACCGCGTCCCCGGGAGGGATGAACTTCAATTTCAACAACTGGTCGGTGACCTCGAAGTGA
- a CDS encoding EscU/YscU/HrcU family type III secretion system export apparatus switch protein, producing MSGTSEEKKLPPTPKKLRDARKKGQSARSSDLVSGVSACAGFGCLWWRAGAIEDKWQETIRLIDKLQEQPFNSAVSQALSGLLELSIASVGPLLASAVAAALLANVLVNGGFMFALEPLKPKLEKLDPIKGLKRIASKRSFIELGKTLVKVVLLGACFFFTVTASWKALVYLPACGMGCLGFVFTEVKLLTGIAAGAFLVGGLADLLIQRWMFMQDMRMTETEAKRENKEQQGNPQVKREHRRLRQESANEAPLGVHRATLILRGPATLIGLRYVRGETGVPVLVCRGEGDAASRLLHEARALRLSIVDDDVLARQLLGKARLGNPVPSQYFESVAKALYAAGLV from the coding sequence ATGAGCGGTACGAGCGAGGAGAAAAAGCTTCCTCCGACTCCCAAGAAGTTACGCGATGCGCGCAAAAAGGGGCAGAGCGCGCGCAGCTCCGATTTGGTGAGCGGGGTCAGCGCATGCGCCGGTTTCGGCTGTCTGTGGTGGAGAGCGGGGGCGATCGAAGACAAGTGGCAGGAAACGATCCGACTGATCGACAAACTGCAGGAGCAACCCTTCAATAGCGCCGTTTCGCAAGCACTCAGCGGCTTGCTGGAACTTTCGATTGCATCGGTCGGGCCATTGCTCGCCAGTGCCGTGGCAGCCGCCCTTCTGGCCAATGTTCTGGTCAATGGCGGCTTCATGTTTGCTTTGGAGCCGCTCAAACCGAAGCTTGAGAAACTGGATCCCATCAAAGGCTTGAAGCGGATCGCATCGAAACGTTCGTTCATCGAGCTTGGCAAGACGCTGGTCAAGGTGGTGCTCCTCGGGGCGTGTTTTTTCTTCACCGTTACCGCGAGCTGGAAAGCGCTGGTTTACTTGCCGGCCTGCGGCATGGGCTGTCTCGGATTCGTCTTCACCGAGGTCAAACTGCTGACCGGGATTGCCGCTGGGGCCTTTCTGGTCGGCGGATTGGCTGACCTTCTGATCCAACGCTGGATGTTTATGCAGGACATGCGCATGACGGAAACCGAGGCCAAGCGCGAGAACAAGGAGCAGCAAGGCAATCCGCAGGTGAAGCGTGAACACCGGCGTCTGCGGCAGGAGTCCGCGAACGAGGCTCCGCTCGGCGTTCATCGCGCCACATTGATACTGAGGGGACCCGCAACCTTAATTGGGCTGCGCTATGTTCGCGGCGAAACCGGCGTGCCGGTCTTGGTCTGCCGTGGCGAAGGCGACGCTGCTTCACGGCTTCTGCATGAGGCGCGCGCGCTCCGCCTCAGTATTGTGGATGACGACGTCTTGGCGCGCCAGCTCCTGGGCAAAGCAAGGCTCGGCAACCCGGTTCCTTCGCAGTACTTCGAGTCGGTTGCAAAAGCGCTCTATGCCGCCGGGCTGGTCTAG
- a CDS encoding type II and III secretion system protein family protein yields MKVVNNAAGADEPSMVTSGPRSAVLPRLCHTLCALALLFPPAAAAQTKGDGKGEPPRAAPGSTSGTLNLTSSQGKTVHLTAPAASIFVADPTIADYQAPSNTTIFVFGKKSGRTSLFALNDNGEALAELRVVVTQPIEDLRATLKAEVGDYPIQVSYTPRGAILSGTAPNADVVETAKKVTEQFLGAGALVVNKIQVAGSLQVNLSVRVAEVSRSAVKELNINFSASGQNGAFIVTGKGSGSGAAGGGGTIGIGFSAGNINLSAVLDALASEHLASILAEPNLTAMSGESASFLAGGEFPIPVMQDNRQVSVQFRQFGVSLEFVPTVLNNNQINVRVKPEVSELSTEGEVKINGMAVPALSTRRASTVVELASGQSFAIGGLIRRNFNTDIGEFPWLGDVPILGALFRSSSFQKRETELVIIVTPYIVRPGSNPTRMSAPSDRIAPSSDAGRILTNTLARPPRDRDAPHTSAPGLTGSAGFIIE; encoded by the coding sequence TTGAAGGTCGTTAACAATGCTGCCGGCGCTGATGAGCCGTCGATGGTCACCAGCGGGCCACGCTCTGCCGTTCTGCCTCGTCTCTGCCACACCCTCTGCGCGCTCGCTCTGCTATTTCCACCTGCTGCCGCGGCCCAGACCAAGGGGGATGGCAAAGGAGAGCCGCCGCGCGCGGCGCCTGGCAGCACCAGCGGCACGCTGAACCTTACTTCCTCACAGGGCAAGACGGTTCATCTGACCGCGCCAGCGGCGAGCATCTTTGTTGCCGACCCGACGATCGCGGATTACCAGGCGCCGTCGAACACGACGATCTTTGTGTTTGGCAAAAAGTCCGGACGGACCAGTCTGTTCGCTTTGAACGACAATGGCGAAGCTCTCGCCGAGCTGCGCGTGGTTGTCACGCAACCGATCGAGGATCTCCGTGCCACGCTGAAGGCCGAGGTCGGCGACTATCCGATCCAGGTCAGCTACACCCCGCGCGGTGCGATCCTTAGCGGGACGGCGCCCAATGCCGATGTCGTCGAAACCGCCAAGAAGGTCACGGAGCAGTTTCTCGGAGCGGGTGCGCTGGTCGTCAACAAGATCCAGGTGGCCGGCTCATTGCAGGTGAATCTCAGCGTGCGGGTGGCAGAAGTCTCCCGCAGCGCTGTCAAGGAGCTCAATATCAACTTCTCCGCCTCGGGCCAAAACGGCGCCTTCATTGTCACCGGCAAAGGTTCTGGTTCCGGCGCAGCGGGCGGCGGTGGCACGATCGGTATCGGGTTTAGCGCCGGCAATATCAACCTGAGCGCTGTTCTCGACGCGCTCGCCAGCGAACACCTCGCCTCGATCCTGGCTGAGCCGAATCTGACGGCGATGTCTGGCGAGTCCGCGAGCTTCCTGGCCGGCGGCGAATTTCCCATCCCGGTTATGCAGGACAATCGGCAGGTTTCGGTGCAATTCCGGCAGTTCGGAGTGAGCCTCGAGTTCGTCCCGACGGTTCTCAACAACAATCAGATCAACGTCCGCGTGAAGCCCGAAGTCAGCGAACTGTCGACAGAAGGTGAAGTCAAAATCAACGGCATGGCGGTCCCTGCCCTCTCGACGCGGCGGGCCAGCACCGTTGTCGAGCTGGCCAGCGGTCAGAGCTTTGCAATCGGCGGGCTCATCAGGCGCAACTTCAACACTGACATCGGCGAGTTTCCTTGGCTCGGCGACGTGCCGATCCTCGGTGCGCTTTTTCGCTCCTCATCGTTTCAAAAACGCGAAACCGAGCTGGTTATTATTGTCACGCCTTACATCGTGCGACCGGGATCGAACCCGACCCGAATGAGTGCGCCGAGCGACCGCATCGCTCCGTCCTCAGACGCGGGGCGCATTTTGACGAACACGCTGGCACGGCCGCCCCGAGACCGCGATGCGCCCCATACGAGCGCACCAGGATTGACGGGCAGTGCCGGCTTTATCATCGAATGA
- a CDS encoding CpaD family pilus assembly lipoprotein: MTLLHLRHLIVIAATLGGCANSASIHSGPAEQAIEVEQKSSVLFLQNLRGSERHRLVSFIASASGGRRDALHVDVTGSPRLIAQVAHEARAMGVAPYNIRLSASLLDLPARFGVRIEAITYEAHPPVCPSLSVVGPAVNENSFDPTIGCSTRNNLAVMVNDPLDLLDNRAVMTSSGDRAATPVANYGTFARRNKSDGEDGTSNKAAPEAPAGATRDVQPPR; this comes from the coding sequence ATGACCTTGCTACATTTGCGCCATTTGATCGTTATTGCGGCAACATTAGGCGGATGTGCAAACAGTGCTTCGATCCATTCCGGGCCGGCTGAACAAGCGATCGAGGTGGAGCAGAAGAGCAGTGTCTTGTTCTTGCAGAACCTTCGTGGCTCCGAAAGGCATCGGCTCGTGAGTTTCATTGCGAGTGCGAGTGGCGGCCGGCGGGATGCGCTTCATGTGGATGTCACTGGCTCACCCCGGCTCATTGCCCAGGTGGCCCACGAGGCCCGTGCCATGGGCGTTGCCCCCTATAACATCCGCCTGTCCGCCTCCCTCCTCGATTTGCCCGCTCGTTTCGGGGTGAGGATCGAGGCGATCACCTATGAAGCCCATCCTCCTGTCTGTCCGTCGCTTTCCGTGGTCGGGCCCGCAGTAAACGAGAATTCGTTCGACCCGACGATTGGCTGCTCGACCCGAAACAATCTGGCTGTCATGGTCAACGATCCGCTCGACTTGCTGGACAATCGAGCTGTCATGACAAGTAGTGGCGATCGTGCCGCCACTCCGGTTGCCAACTACGGGACCTTTGCCCGGCGCAACAAGAGCGACGGAGAAGATGGAACGAGCAACAAGGCCGCGCCGGAAGCCCCCGCGGGGGCAACGAGGGACGTACAGCCGCCTCGATGA
- the sctT gene encoding type III secretion system export apparatus subunit SctT yields the protein MAGLSPTDAQALVRSAIELVAATGLSAARALGIMLVLPVFTRPRISGLIRGSLTIAIGLPCLAQIKLGLQALDPNTRLVSVTMLGLKEVFVGLLLGILLSIPLWSIQAVGDTIDTQRGISSQVAAEDPATHSQASGTGLFLGITAVTIFVLAGGLQTMVRSLYGSYLIWPVYQFLPAVTAQGAMECLTLLDHIMRTTLLVAGPVLALLLLVDLSIMMLGRFASQLKLNDLSPTIKNVAFGLIMVSYTVYLLEYVGTEILTSNNVLEYLKKLLK from the coding sequence ATGGCCGGCCTGTCCCCCACAGATGCGCAAGCTCTCGTCAGGAGCGCGATCGAACTCGTCGCCGCAACCGGCCTGAGTGCGGCCCGCGCCTTAGGCATCATGCTGGTGCTTCCCGTCTTTACCCGGCCGCGCATCAGCGGCCTGATTCGGGGAAGCCTGACGATTGCGATCGGCCTGCCGTGTCTGGCGCAGATCAAGCTCGGGCTGCAGGCGCTGGATCCGAACACACGTCTGGTCAGCGTCACCATGCTCGGTCTGAAGGAGGTGTTCGTCGGTCTTCTGCTCGGCATCCTGCTCAGTATCCCACTATGGAGTATCCAGGCGGTCGGCGACACTATCGACACCCAGCGAGGAATATCGAGCCAGGTCGCGGCGGAGGATCCTGCGACGCACAGCCAAGCGTCGGGAACCGGGCTTTTTCTTGGCATTACTGCCGTCACGATCTTCGTTCTGGCCGGCGGCCTCCAGACCATGGTGAGAAGCCTTTATGGCAGCTATCTGATCTGGCCCGTGTATCAGTTCCTGCCTGCTGTGACGGCGCAAGGGGCAATGGAATGTCTGACCCTTCTCGATCATATCATGCGGACGACGCTGCTGGTCGCCGGGCCGGTGCTGGCCCTGCTGCTGCTGGTCGACCTATCGATCATGATGCTCGGCCGCTTTGCATCGCAGCTCAAGCTGAACGATCTCTCCCCGACGATCAAAAATGTCGCCTTCGGGCTCATCATGGTCAGCTACACCGTCTATCTCCTTGAGTACGTGGGAACTGAAATCCTCACGTCAAACAACGTGCTTGAGTATCTGAAGAAGCTCTTGAAATGA
- a CDS encoding response regulator transcription factor, which yields MRILLVDHHADFARAVKEALLNCGFAVDVTRTLDEAAAALDCASYHILLLDSVLPDGDGLDWLKQLRREGRSMPAMMMSSFNDLSRRIAIFNAGADDFLAKPVSIDELIARMRAILRRSTQMTAPVVTFGNLHFDPIGRQVSVGGRILRIARREVCILEHLLNRAGRTVPRASLEDSLYAFDDEVSTNALEVGIYRLRTHLNQAGATLRIKTARGVGYTLELIGAASAA from the coding sequence ATGCGAATTCTCCTGGTTGATCATCATGCGGACTTTGCCCGCGCTGTGAAGGAAGCGCTCCTGAATTGCGGGTTCGCCGTTGACGTGACACGCACCCTGGATGAGGCGGCGGCCGCGCTGGATTGCGCCAGCTACCACATTCTCTTGCTCGACTCGGTTTTGCCGGATGGAGACGGCTTGGACTGGCTGAAGCAATTGCGGCGCGAGGGGCGTTCAATGCCTGCCATGATGATGAGCAGTTTCAACGATCTCAGCCGGCGGATTGCGATTTTTAATGCGGGTGCGGATGATTTCCTGGCCAAGCCCGTCTCTATCGACGAACTCATTGCTCGCATGCGAGCCATTTTGCGACGGTCAACGCAAATGACAGCGCCGGTCGTGACGTTCGGCAATCTGCATTTCGACCCGATCGGGAGGCAAGTCTCGGTCGGCGGTCGAATACTGAGAATTGCGCGCCGGGAGGTGTGCATCCTTGAACATCTGCTCAACCGCGCCGGCCGCACGGTGCCGCGCGCGTCACTGGAGGATAGCTTGTATGCGTTCGACGACGAGGTCTCGACCAATGCGCTGGAAGTGGGGATCTATCGCTTGCGCACGCATTTGAACCAGGCGGGTGCGACGCTAAGGATCAAGACCGCGCGTGGTGTCGGTTACACCCTAGAACTCATTGGCGCAGCATCGGCCGCCTAG
- a CDS encoding VirK family protein, protein MRFTGKGLSILLSLLSAPSMSPMARADEPSLKYAEVLNALQTGKNVKLILDMNHCTTAEGGKPGPATQGGLVINAFRVTAQNGISFANAHQTVDGSGHAVTEYIRHSLSRQGKLTVRASKLVVGTTELMNQGEFICKLPDGAKFIW, encoded by the coding sequence ATGAGGTTTACTGGCAAAGGCCTGTCGATCCTATTGTCCTTGCTTTCGGCGCCAAGCATGAGCCCGATGGCCAGGGCCGATGAGCCCTCGCTGAAATACGCCGAAGTGCTCAATGCCCTGCAGACCGGCAAGAATGTGAAGCTCATACTTGACATGAATCACTGCACCACCGCCGAGGGTGGCAAGCCCGGCCCGGCGACGCAGGGCGGTCTGGTCATCAATGCCTTCAGGGTGACCGCCCAGAACGGTATCAGCTTTGCCAATGCGCACCAAACGGTGGACGGCTCCGGACACGCCGTGACCGAATACATTCGCCATAGCCTCAGCCGCCAAGGCAAGCTCACGGTGCGGGCGTCCAAGCTTGTCGTCGGGACGACCGAACTGATGAACCAGGGCGAATTCATTTGCAAACTGCCTGATGGCGCGAAGTTCATCTGGTAG
- a CDS encoding cytochrome P450 produces MKTRLANYGADDACRIPLGNLDVSEAKRFQDDSIFGCFERLRKEDPVHYCQDSPYGPYWSVTKYRDIVAVDTNHRAFSSERGVTIVDVPDKHWTQSFIKMGPPKHAEQRDTVSPIVAPENLTKLESLIRSRVRTILDGLPRNDAFNWVDMVSIELTTQMLATLFDFPFEDRRLLTYWSDVAVATPKIGHVIDSWDKRSAILSECLDYFTRLWNERISAEPRVDLISMMAHSPATRQMEPSEFLGNLILLIVGGNDTTRNSITGGLLFMDQHPTEQRKLRDDPRLVSSAVSEMIRYQTPIAHMRRNAAADIIVGGKQIRQGDKVVMWYISGNRDDEVIENANRFAIDRKNVRQHLSFGFGIHRCVGRHLAELQLKILWEEMLNARLEVKIVGEPERIASNFVHGYSALPVQIAA; encoded by the coding sequence ATGAAAACTCGATTGGCAAACTATGGAGCCGATGATGCGTGCCGCATCCCGCTGGGCAATCTGGATGTAAGCGAAGCCAAGCGCTTTCAAGATGATAGCATCTTTGGTTGCTTCGAGCGGCTGCGAAAGGAAGATCCCGTTCACTACTGCCAAGATAGCCCTTATGGTCCATATTGGTCCGTAACGAAATACCGAGATATCGTAGCGGTGGATACAAATCATAGGGCATTTTCGTCTGAGCGCGGTGTCACTATTGTCGACGTGCCTGATAAGCACTGGACTCAGAGTTTCATCAAAATGGGTCCTCCCAAACATGCCGAGCAGCGCGATACTGTAAGTCCGATAGTCGCACCGGAAAACCTGACGAAGCTCGAAAGCTTAATCCGCAGCCGGGTCAGGACGATTCTGGACGGCTTGCCGCGCAACGATGCCTTCAATTGGGTGGACATGGTCTCTATTGAGTTGACGACGCAGATGCTCGCCACGCTATTCGACTTTCCATTTGAGGATCGGCGGCTCTTGACCTACTGGTCGGACGTGGCTGTTGCAACCCCGAAAATCGGCCATGTGATCGACAGCTGGGACAAGCGAAGCGCAATCTTGTCCGAGTGCTTGGACTATTTCACTCGTCTTTGGAACGAGCGCATTAGTGCCGAGCCACGCGTCGACCTGATTTCAATGATGGCGCACTCGCCTGCGACTCGCCAAATGGAGCCGAGTGAGTTTCTCGGGAATCTGATTCTGCTGATCGTGGGAGGGAACGACACCACGCGCAATTCGATTACCGGGGGCCTCCTGTTCATGGACCAGCACCCCACCGAGCAGCGAAAACTACGCGATGATCCCAGGCTGGTGTCGAGCGCCGTGTCCGAGATGATTAGATATCAGACGCCCATCGCACACATGCGCCGCAACGCTGCAGCCGATATCATCGTAGGTGGGAAACAAATCAGGCAAGGTGACAAGGTCGTCATGTGGTACATCTCCGGTAACCGGGACGACGAGGTCATCGAGAACGCAAACAGATTCGCGATTGACCGCAAGAACGTGCGGCAGCATCTCTCGTTCGGATTTGGCATCCATCGCTGCGTTGGTCGACATCTTGCAGAATTGCAGTTGAAAATCCTTTGGGAAGAAATGTTGAATGCGCGGCTGGAGGTCAAGATTGTCGGCGAGCCCGAGCGAATTGCGTCTAACTTTGTGCACGGTTATTCCGCTCTTCCGGTGCAGATTGCGGCCTAG
- the sctQ gene encoding type III secretion system cytoplasmic ring protein SctQ, protein MVSWLNEIAAFRVPLQNRLGDRPLSLRMNRLVWQAEPVATSMLDCVFDAGGETVVLSLPGPLAEALIATVQNALTLPSEPSRSLILELALEPLLAPLERLTQRHLQLIRTDEAARSGPYLEFDVAYGPLTCKARLLLFSSFDGPVPPAFSALGELLGRLPRQAPKLRPELPVIVAGQIGSLRITIGLVRRAQQGDALLPDAIPFARGQVILTADRLWAPAEIAGDRLILRGPFRLQSHPLKSGHMTTQSEAQQLPSEADIDNLEITLVFECGRWPMPLGTLRSINEGHVFELGRPLDGPVDILANGQRIGRGDIVRIGEELAVRLRGRLAVND, encoded by the coding sequence GTGGTCTCGTGGCTCAACGAGATCGCGGCTTTCCGCGTCCCACTGCAAAACCGTCTCGGCGATAGACCGTTATCGTTGCGCATGAACCGGCTGGTCTGGCAGGCCGAGCCGGTTGCGACATCGATGCTCGACTGCGTCTTTGACGCCGGCGGCGAAACGGTCGTCTTGTCCTTGCCCGGCCCGCTGGCAGAAGCGCTGATTGCGACCGTGCAGAATGCTTTGACCTTACCTTCCGAGCCAAGTCGTTCGCTGATCCTCGAACTCGCGCTTGAACCGTTGCTCGCTCCACTGGAGAGGCTAACCCAACGACATTTGCAGCTTATCCGCACCGATGAAGCGGCGAGGTCAGGTCCATATCTTGAATTCGACGTCGCTTATGGTCCGCTCACCTGCAAGGCTCGCCTGCTTCTATTCTCGTCTTTTGACGGTCCGGTTCCGCCGGCGTTCAGCGCCCTTGGCGAGCTGCTTGGCCGATTGCCGCGACAGGCGCCCAAGCTTCGTCCTGAACTCCCTGTCATCGTTGCAGGCCAGATTGGATCGCTGCGCATCACAATAGGTCTTGTTCGTCGGGCCCAGCAAGGCGACGCGCTGCTCCCGGATGCAATTCCCTTTGCTCGCGGTCAGGTCATCCTCACCGCGGACCGATTGTGGGCCCCTGCAGAGATTGCCGGCGACAGGCTGATCCTGCGCGGGCCATTCCGTTTGCAATCCCACCCTCTGAAAAGTGGACATATGACGACACAATCCGAAGCGCAGCAGCTCCCCTCTGAGGCCGATATCGACAATCTCGAGATCACGCTTGTATTCGAATGCGGCCGCTGGCCGATGCCGCTGGGAACCTTGCGAAGCATCAACGAAGGCCATGTGTTCGAACTTGGCAGGCCGCTCGACGGTCCGGTGGATATCCTTGCCAACGGCCAGCGTATCGGACGGGGCGACATCGTGCGGATTGGCGAGGAACTGGCCGTCAGGTTACGCGGCAGGTTGGCGGTCAATGACTGA